One genomic window of Evansella cellulosilytica DSM 2522 includes the following:
- a CDS encoding acyl-CoA dehydrogenase, whose protein sequence is MNFQLTEEQEMIRKMVRDFSEKEVGPSAAERDEHERFDRAIFDQMGELGLTGIPWPEKYGGIGADYVSYVIAVEELSRVDASIGVTLSAHISLAGWPIYKFGTEEQKERFLRPLAEGRKLGAYGLTESGSGSDAAGMRTTAKRDGSDYVLDGSKIFITNAGEAEIYVVFALTDPESKHKGCSAFIVEKGMPGFSMGKKESKLGIRSSPTLEIIFDGCRVPKENLLGKEGEGFKIAMMTLDGGRNGIAAQAVGIAQGALDASIEYAKERKQFGKPIGAQQAISFKIAEMATKVEASRLLTYQAAWRESEGLSYGKESAMSKLFAGDSAMEVTTEAVQVFGGYGYTKEYPVERYMRDAKITQIYEGTNEIQRLVISKMLLK, encoded by the coding sequence ATGAACTTTCAGCTAACAGAGGAACAGGAAATGATTAGGAAGATGGTACGTGATTTTTCAGAGAAGGAAGTTGGGCCTTCAGCGGCGGAGCGGGATGAGCATGAGCGATTTGATCGTGCTATTTTTGATCAGATGGGAGAGCTTGGGTTGACTGGGATTCCGTGGCCTGAGAAGTATGGTGGGATTGGTGCTGATTATGTTAGTTATGTGATTGCGGTAGAGGAGCTGTCGCGTGTCGATGCTTCAATTGGGGTGACGTTGTCGGCGCATATTTCGCTTGCGGGGTGGCCGATTTATAAGTTTGGTACGGAGGAGCAGAAGGAAAGGTTTCTTCGGCCGTTAGCTGAGGGGCGTAAGCTTGGTGCGTATGGTTTGACGGAGTCGGGTTCTGGTAGTGATGCTGCTGGGATGAGAACGACGGCGAAGAGGGACGGAAGTGATTATGTTTTAGATGGGTCGAAGATTTTTATTACGAATGCGGGAGAAGCGGAAATTTATGTTGTGTTTGCGTTGACAGATCCTGAGTCGAAGCATAAAGGATGCTCGGCGTTCATTGTGGAGAAGGGGATGCCTGGTTTTTCGATGGGGAAAAAGGAGAGTAAGCTCGGTATTCGTTCTTCACCAACGTTAGAAATTATTTTTGATGGCTGTCGTGTGCCGAAGGAGAACTTATTAGGGAAAGAGGGGGAAGGCTTTAAAATTGCGATGATGACGCTTGACGGGGGGCGAAATGGTATCGCAGCTCAAGCTGTTGGCATTGCGCAAGGGGCGTTGGATGCGTCGATTGAATACGCTAAGGAACGAAAGCAGTTCGGTAAGCCAATCGGAGCGCAGCAGGCGATCTCGTTTAAAATCGCTGAAATGGCGACGAAGGTGGAGGCGTCTAGACTGCTTACTTATCAAGCGGCATGGCGGGAAAGTGAGGGGCTTTCTTATGGGAAGGAGTCGGCGATGTCGAAGCTGTTTGCGGGTGATTCAGCGATGGAGGTGACGACGGAAGCTGTCCAAGTGTTTGGTGGATATGGCTATACGAAGGAGTATCCAGTAGAGCGGTATATGCGAGATGCTAAGATCACGCAAATCTATGAAGGGACTAATGAGATTCAAAGGTTAGTCATTTCGAAAATGCTATTAAAGTGA
- a CDS encoding acyl-CoA dehydrogenase: MNLHFTEQQQMVKSMVSQFAKEKVAKAVPRMEKYDEFPVAIVKEMGQLGLMGIPIPEELGGSGMDFRSYIVAIHELAKVSATVGVILSVHTSVGTNPIVSFGTEKQKERFVNKLATGEFLGAFALTEPSAGSDAANIKTRAVKKGDQYILNGEKVFITNAGVADTYIVFAKTNPNLGSKGVTAFIVEKNTPGLFIGTKEKKMGLHGSNTMPIHFDDAIVPAENRLGEEGEGFKIALANLNVGRIGIAAQALGIAEAALEQATNYAKERKQFGKTIGSQQAIALKLADMATKVEAAKLLTYRAAYLHEHRKPCEKEVSMSKSYASTIAMEAATEAIQVFGGYGYTEAYPVERFFRDAKVTQIYEGTNEIQRIVISKQLLQLRDK; the protein is encoded by the coding sequence ATGAATCTTCATTTTACTGAGCAGCAACAAATGGTGAAAAGCATGGTCAGTCAATTTGCAAAAGAGAAAGTCGCAAAGGCAGTTCCGAGAATGGAAAAATACGATGAGTTTCCAGTAGCGATTGTGAAGGAAATGGGGCAGCTAGGTCTCATGGGAATACCTATTCCAGAAGAGCTCGGTGGTAGTGGCATGGACTTCCGCTCTTATATCGTTGCCATTCATGAATTAGCAAAAGTCAGTGCAACCGTAGGGGTTATTTTATCGGTGCACACATCAGTTGGAACGAACCCGATTGTATCCTTTGGAACGGAAAAACAAAAAGAACGCTTCGTAAATAAGCTGGCCACTGGTGAATTTCTTGGCGCTTTCGCACTTACCGAACCTAGTGCAGGAAGTGACGCAGCGAATATTAAAACACGGGCTGTGAAAAAAGGCGATCAATATATTTTAAATGGGGAGAAAGTGTTTATTACAAATGCCGGGGTTGCCGATACGTATATCGTTTTTGCAAAAACAAACCCGAATCTCGGAAGTAAAGGGGTAACCGCATTTATCGTTGAAAAAAATACACCCGGCCTTTTCATAGGTACGAAGGAGAAAAAAATGGGATTGCACGGCTCTAACACGATGCCAATTCATTTCGATGACGCTATCGTACCGGCAGAAAATAGACTTGGCGAAGAGGGAGAAGGCTTTAAAATTGCATTAGCGAATTTAAATGTTGGGAGAATCGGCATTGCTGCACAAGCACTTGGCATAGCAGAAGCGGCCCTTGAACAAGCGACTAACTATGCAAAAGAAAGAAAGCAGTTTGGGAAAACGATTGGGTCCCAGCAAGCGATTGCTTTAAAGCTAGCAGACATGGCCACGAAAGTAGAAGCAGCGAAGCTTCTTACTTATCGTGCTGCCTATTTACACGAACATCGTAAGCCATGTGAAAAGGAAGTGTCGATGTCAAAATCGTATGCTTCTACGATTGCAATGGAGGCTGCGACAGAGGCGATACAAGTATTCGGTGGCTACGGCTATACAGAGGCGTATCCAGTGGAGCGTTTTTTCCGCGATGCAAAGGTAACCCAAATTTACGAAGGAACGAATGAAATACAACGAATCGTCATAAGCAAACAGCTACTCCAGCTACGAGATAAATAG
- a CDS encoding 3-hydroxybutyryl-CoA dehydrogenase: MEIKRVMVVGAGQMGAGIAQICARNGYEVILHDLQEDIVEKGISSIRTDLHRQVKKERLSDADVERILRLIQMSTQLGNVEHVDMVIEAATEKLETKKTLFSHLDRRAPEHVILATNTSSLPITEIAAETKRPDKVIGMHFMNPVPIMKLIEVIKGLATSDETLHAVKAMAKSLKKTAVEVNDYPGFVANRILMPMINEAIFTVYEGVSTPENVDEVMKLGMNHPMGPLTLADFIGLDTCLYIMETLHEGFGDDKYRPCPLLRKYVKAGWLGKKSGRGFYTYEA, translated from the coding sequence ATGGAAATAAAAAGAGTGATGGTAGTTGGCGCAGGACAAATGGGAGCAGGCATCGCACAAATTTGCGCACGAAACGGTTATGAAGTCATATTACACGACTTACAGGAGGATATCGTTGAAAAAGGGATATCGTCAATAAGAACAGACCTTCATCGTCAAGTGAAAAAGGAGCGCCTTTCTGATGCCGATGTAGAGCGTATCCTTCGCCTTATTCAAATGTCTACTCAACTCGGAAACGTCGAGCACGTAGATATGGTTATTGAAGCGGCAACAGAAAAACTAGAAACGAAAAAAACATTGTTTTCCCACCTAGATCGCAGGGCGCCAGAACACGTCATTTTAGCAACGAACACATCCTCATTACCGATTACAGAAATCGCCGCAGAAACGAAGCGCCCGGATAAAGTCATTGGTATGCATTTTATGAACCCAGTCCCAATTATGAAGCTTATTGAAGTCATTAAAGGTCTAGCGACATCAGATGAAACACTTCATGCAGTGAAAGCAATGGCAAAGTCTTTAAAGAAAACGGCCGTCGAAGTGAACGATTATCCTGGATTTGTAGCCAATCGGATTTTAATGCCGATGATTAACGAAGCAATATTTACCGTTTATGAAGGGGTATCGACACCTGAAAACGTCGATGAAGTAATGAAACTAGGGATGAATCATCCAATGGGACCACTCACATTAGCTGACTTCATCGGACTAGACACGTGCCTTTATATTATGGAAACACTGCATGAAGGATTTGGCGACGATAAATATCGCCCGTGTCCACTGTTAAGGAAATACGTGAAGGCAGGTTGGCTTGGAAAAAAATCCGGAAGAGGATTTTATACGTATGAAGCATAG
- a CDS encoding acetyl-CoA C-acetyltransferase yields the protein MGRTVIVSGARTPIGKLGGALSSFSAVQLGGTAIKAALQRGNVNASEVDHVIMGTVLQGGQGQLPSRQAMHEAGIPWTTETETINKVCASGLRSVSLADLFIQSGEQKTVVAGGMESMSQAPFFVKGARFGFKMGNQTLYDMMIHDGLTCTFTGVHMGNYGNEVAEEFALTREEQDKWAFRSHQRAAKAIAERKISEEIVPVEVPQRKGTPIIVDADESPRADTTVEKLAKLKPVFGADGTITAGNAPGVNDGAAALVLMEQSEAEKTGVEPLATIIGHTQLAVEPQSFPKTPGLVINKLLEKTGVALDEIDLFEVNEAFAAVALASGEIASLNPEKVNVNGGAVALGHPIGASGTRILLTLAYELKRRGGGTGIAAICSGGGQGDAMMIRVE from the coding sequence ATGGGGAGAACAGTGATTGTAAGTGGGGCAAGAACGCCAATAGGGAAGCTAGGAGGAGCATTGTCTAGCTTCTCAGCAGTACAGCTAGGCGGTACAGCAATCAAGGCTGCGCTACAACGGGGGAATGTGAATGCAAGTGAAGTGGACCATGTCATCATGGGAACTGTATTGCAAGGAGGACAAGGGCAATTACCATCTCGGCAAGCGATGCATGAGGCGGGGATTCCTTGGACGACTGAAACAGAGACAATCAACAAAGTGTGTGCATCGGGATTAAGAAGTGTATCATTAGCTGATTTATTCATACAGTCAGGGGAACAGAAGACGGTTGTAGCAGGAGGAATGGAATCGATGAGCCAAGCACCTTTTTTCGTAAAGGGTGCGCGTTTCGGTTTTAAAATGGGTAATCAAACATTGTATGACATGATGATTCATGACGGCTTAACGTGTACATTTACCGGCGTCCATATGGGGAACTACGGAAACGAAGTCGCCGAGGAATTTGCACTGACGAGAGAGGAACAAGACAAATGGGCATTTCGAAGCCATCAAAGGGCAGCAAAAGCAATAGCGGAACGAAAAATTTCAGAGGAAATTGTGCCAGTGGAAGTGCCGCAAAGAAAGGGTACTCCGATTATCGTAGACGCAGATGAGTCGCCAAGAGCGGACACAACGGTAGAAAAACTGGCGAAGTTAAAGCCTGTGTTTGGTGCAGATGGTACGATCACAGCTGGAAATGCCCCGGGTGTAAACGATGGTGCAGCCGCACTCGTGTTAATGGAACAATCTGAAGCAGAGAAAACAGGTGTCGAGCCGCTAGCAACTATTATTGGTCATACGCAATTAGCGGTAGAGCCTCAAAGCTTTCCGAAAACACCGGGATTAGTCATTAACAAGCTACTAGAGAAAACGGGAGTAGCGTTAGATGAGATAGATTTATTTGAAGTGAATGAGGCCTTTGCAGCAGTTGCTTTAGCAAGCGGAGAAATTGCGAGCTTAAATCCAGAGAAAGTAAACGTCAACGGAGGTGCTGTAGCACTCGGTCATCCTATCGGCGCAAGCGGCACACGTATTTTATTAACGCTTGCTTATGAACTAAAACGAAGAGGCGGAGGAACTGGGATAGCCGCTATTTGTAGTGGAGGTGGGCAAGGTGATGCAATGATGATACGTGTGGAATAA
- a CDS encoding heterodisulfide reductase-related iron-sulfur binding cluster, with protein MNPILINWMMFLLVTAYAIYLFASLVKTRMAYIKLGKKPEFILSLKERWQAVWTMVFGQKKLLKDKKSGIIHVMLFYGFILVQFSAIDVIWKGLAPNSHLPLGPLYPFFTFSQEIVVVMILIAVLWAFHRRYVEKLGRLKRNFKAGLVLIFIGGLMISKLFAKGMEMIWLGKSTTVAEPIASGIAIAFNFVGETGAGAMFFIFWWLHLLFLLTFLVYIPQSKHAHLIAGPANVWLGPTHKRGQLQSINFEDEEAEKFGKNVIEDFDQKQLIDLYACVECGRCTNVCPATSTGKVLSPMDLIVKMRDHLTEKGAAITSRKPWLPAYAFNHTKGNQLAAAAPAGEAGKEAAATAEAYDVNLIGEVITEEELWACTTCRNCEDQCPVMNEHVDKIIDMRRYLVLTEGKMDQEAQRAMMNIERQGNPWGINRKDREKWRDERDDIDAPTVKEMKKRGEEFEYLFFVGSMGSYDNRSKKIVQSFAKVMNEAGVSFAILGNKEKNSGDTPRRIGNEFLYQELATNNIQEFQKHNVKKIVTADPHAYNTFKNEYSEFGLEAKVYHHTELIFEWIREGRLKPTKEVNETIVYHDSCYLGRYNDVYDAPREILKAIPGVELVEMERNRENGMCCGAGGGMMWMEEDTGTRVNEARTEQALAVSPSVIGSACPYCLTMLSDGTKAKEAEDDVKTLDIVEIVERSLS; from the coding sequence ATGAACCCAATTTTAATTAACTGGATGATGTTTTTACTCGTCACGGCATATGCCATTTATTTATTTGCTTCACTTGTAAAAACAAGAATGGCTTATATCAAACTTGGAAAAAAGCCAGAGTTTATCCTATCTTTAAAAGAGCGTTGGCAAGCAGTATGGACGATGGTTTTCGGACAAAAAAAGCTATTAAAGGATAAGAAAAGTGGCATTATTCATGTCATGTTATTTTATGGATTCATCCTCGTCCAGTTTAGTGCTATTGACGTCATTTGGAAAGGCCTTGCCCCGAACTCACATTTACCGCTAGGGCCACTTTACCCATTTTTTACATTTTCACAAGAGATCGTCGTAGTCATGATACTCATTGCAGTTTTATGGGCATTCCATCGAAGGTATGTCGAAAAGCTAGGTCGTTTAAAAAGAAATTTTAAAGCAGGACTCGTCCTTATTTTTATCGGAGGGTTAATGATCTCCAAGCTATTTGCAAAGGGCATGGAAATGATTTGGCTAGGTAAATCAACGACTGTAGCCGAGCCAATTGCCTCAGGAATTGCAATCGCTTTCAACTTTGTTGGCGAAACAGGTGCAGGAGCAATGTTTTTTATATTTTGGTGGCTCCACTTACTATTTCTATTAACATTTCTCGTCTATATACCACAATCAAAGCATGCCCATCTTATTGCAGGACCTGCCAATGTTTGGTTAGGGCCAACGCATAAACGTGGTCAATTACAATCAATTAATTTTGAAGATGAGGAAGCGGAAAAGTTCGGTAAAAATGTGATAGAGGACTTTGATCAAAAACAGCTCATCGATTTGTATGCATGTGTGGAATGTGGTCGGTGTACAAATGTATGTCCTGCGACGAGTACAGGAAAGGTGCTTTCACCGATGGACCTCATCGTAAAAATGCGGGACCACTTAACAGAAAAAGGAGCAGCAATTACATCAAGAAAGCCGTGGCTTCCAGCGTATGCGTTTAATCATACGAAAGGAAACCAGTTAGCCGCAGCAGCACCCGCAGGAGAGGCTGGAAAAGAAGCTGCTGCAACGGCAGAAGCATACGATGTAAATCTCATTGGCGAAGTCATTACGGAGGAAGAGCTATGGGCGTGTACGACATGTCGTAACTGTGAGGACCAATGTCCTGTCATGAATGAACACGTCGATAAAATTATCGATATGCGCCGCTACCTCGTTTTAACGGAAGGGAAGATGGACCAAGAGGCACAGCGAGCAATGATGAATATTGAGCGCCAAGGAAACCCGTGGGGCATTAACCGTAAGGATCGTGAAAAATGGCGTGATGAACGCGATGATATAGATGCACCAACTGTAAAGGAAATGAAAAAGCGTGGCGAAGAGTTTGAATACTTATTTTTCGTTGGGTCGATGGGTTCTTATGACAACCGTAGTAAAAAAATCGTACAGTCGTTCGCAAAAGTGATGAATGAAGCGGGCGTATCCTTTGCAATTTTAGGAAATAAAGAAAAGAATTCAGGGGATACACCGAGAAGAATCGGAAATGAGTTTTTATACCAAGAGCTAGCGACGAATAACATCCAAGAATTTCAAAAGCATAACGTGAAAAAAATCGTCACAGCAGATCCACACGCATACAACACGTTTAAAAACGAGTATTCGGAGTTTGGGCTAGAAGCAAAAGTTTATCATCATACAGAGCTTATATTTGAGTGGATACGAGAAGGAAGACTGAAGCCAACGAAGGAAGTAAACGAAACGATCGTCTATCACGACTCTTGCTATTTAGGGCGCTACAACGATGTATACGATGCACCTCGTGAAATTTTAAAGGCCATACCAGGTGTAGAGCTCGTAGAAATGGAACGAAATCGTGAAAACGGCATGTGCTGTGGAGCGGGCGGAGGTATGATGTGGATGGAAGAGGATACCGGCACTCGTGTCAACGAAGCACGTACAGAGCAAGCGCTAGCCGTTTCTCCATCTGTAATCGGAAGTGCTTGTCCATATTGTTTAACGATGCTAAGTGACGGAACGAAAGCGAAGGAAGCAGAAGATGATGTAAAAACGTTAGATATCGTCGAAATCGTCGAGCGATCACTTTCGTAA